One genomic region from Calditrichota bacterium encodes:
- a CDS encoding sulfurtransferase TusA family protein, with product MALVTIDCYGLLCPLPVIKASAEIKRMARGDELLVISTDPGAAQDLKDWCQANRQVYVDAEVRGRVWEIRLRKEI from the coding sequence TTGGCGCTGGTAACGATCGACTGCTATGGGCTGCTCTGCCCGCTGCCGGTGATCAAGGCTTCGGCGGAGATAAAGAGAATGGCGCGGGGCGATGAACTCCTGGTGATTTCGACCGATCCGGGAGCGGCGCAGGACTTGAAGGACTGGTGTCAAGCCAACCGTCAGGTCTATGTGGATGCCGAGGTTAGGGGGCGGGTCTGGGAGATTCGGCTGCGCAAGGAGATATAG